In Haliaeetus albicilla unplaced genomic scaffold, bHalAlb1.1 scaffold_183, whole genome shotgun sequence, a single window of DNA contains:
- the LOC138684165 gene encoding scale keratin-like, translating to MSCYDLCPPKTGVAVPQPIAESCNELCARQCPDSTAFIQPPPVVVTFPGPILSSFPQQAVVGSSGAPAFGGNLGLGGLYGAGATLGSGGLCTFGRPYASPACSPCALPRYSKKLWDTCGPC from the coding sequence GGCGTCGCCGTCCCCCAGCCCATCGCCGAGAGCTGCAACGAGCTGTGCGCCCGGCAGTGCCCCGACTCGACGGCCTTCATCCAGCCGCCCCCCGTCgtcgtcaccttccccggccccatcctcagctccttcccccagcaagcCGTGGTGGGCTCCTCCGGAGCACCCGCCTTTGGGGGCaacctggggctgggaggcctCTACGGCGCCGGCGCCACCCTGGGCTCGGGGGGCCTCTGCACCTTTGGCAGACCCTACGCTTCTCCCGCCTGCAGCCCTTGTGCCTTGCCCCGCTACAGCAAGAAGCTGTGGGACACCTGTGGGCCCTGCTAg